The Leptidea sinapis chromosome 10, ilLepSina1.1, whole genome shotgun sequence sequence taaaattaagaacctgtgtggggatgaaaaagggggatgaaagatctatagttggtagcttttaaaatgtattaaccacagcagtttgtagtgtattatttgcaaagtgagtacctatattaaaaataaaaatttgctgcccaaagtaagtatttcacgcgcacgaagtcgcgagtaaaagctagtattacCATAAATATACAAGACAGCTTtacttttaacaaaataaagtagAGTTCTCGATAACAGGATCATCCGGTCACCAATAATAAGAATACGTATtcgtaaaataaatactttaattgttaataaactcTTTCTTTTCTCTTCCAGATTTCTCCTGCCACTGACAGACATGGCTTTAAGTACGCAATGTCTTCCACTATTAATAGTCGGTCTAACCGCCACATTAACATCAGGTGAGTTAAGTTATACAAACTATctcaataaattacaaaatgacGTCTCTTATTTAACTTAACCAGATATATTTTATGACATGACCATGTATATTTCAGGTAATCCACTATTTGTACAAACAGGACGCAATATAAAGCCGGTAATAAAATGGAATCAACCAATGGACACTTGGAATTGGATTGAAGAACCACGAAACGATGAGGCTCTCGTAACACCTTCGAATTTCACTCACAAATTACCGCCGACAGCAAATGAAACTGAACTTATCGCGCACATGGCAGCTCTCAAGCGGAACTATTCACGACTTCTGTGGGACAGTGAGAAGAGCAGCAACTTGCCGCTCTTCGTCGACAAAGCTCTCAAGTTACTTAACCTAAAACAAGTATACTATGAAGTGGAACACTCCGTTATGTCGAGGGTATCGTGCACGGCTTGCAAAGCCGGCGCAGGCTTGCTACAACATTACATGAGGCTCGGTAAGAGTAAGGAAGAGATCAATAAAATGATATACCAGTTCTGTGTGTCTCTCAACATCCAGTCAGCCAGAGTTTGCGAAGGCATTACAAGGTTATTTGGggtaatatttctttaaaattgtcaatatatttttctactttaaataaggacgtagttcctgaaagacattccaaaccacaatcatgtcaaaattgagttaagaacacaaaactggtcacgagATTAATATTAACGGACTTACAATAAATGGCAGACCTACTGTCACTCttaaaatgacatcatgacttagcagcccaacccacatgtatggaatacattaatatttaacaaactttaaacacgaatttcttaaaatatgatgtttgtggcttggaacgtttttcacgaACTACGTACATTAAGTAGTTAATAAACGAGAAATTTTTCAGAGCGAAGTTATTTACGTTTTAAAACGCATAACGTTGGGCCCTGATGAGATATGCAGTTTTATAATCGGTGACGCTTGTGGTGATGTTTACAATCCGTATCATGAATGGGAAGTAGCGTTTCCACCGGTGCCAAAACCGGAAGTACCTGAATTAGAAGCGCCCATAGACAAAGCTCCTACGTTTAAAGTATTGCAAATATCGGATACACACTTTGATCCCTACTATGCAGAAGGtaagttattacaaattttaaaaatacaccTTAGCATCTATACTTTTATttctaaacataatatttaaactgCTTTGGTGTTTGATGTGTcgttaataactaaaatatataaatctagtgtcctgatgtttatttccagtgaactccaaaactaatgaacggattttaatggggattatacTTCATgaagtttagtccaacttgagacataggatagtttttatttcaatttaggattcataattattttcatttccaatatttgttttgtacggacatattttctatgagagaatttttagacgcacggtttgacagttctgctgtgaaacaatttcgtcataacaacagggagcatattttacgaaataattcttgatgttataaaatattacaggcagatccataaaaaaaaaattagtatgtacagaacaacgtctgttgggtcagctagtattatataaattatttacttatccTCTTCAAGGTATTCCGCTACAACAATAACTAGCTGATTTGATAGTGTGATCTGTAAAAATTAAAACCATATTGATAAGGCAGAAAATTTGTGAATGAATACTAGTGGAGTGTGAAGATGATGAATAAGACTATAGTGTAATGAAGAATAATGAAAGCAAAACTAATGTCAGGACTCGTCTTCAAagccataaataaaattattattaaatatgtttgcCATAATGCATTTAACCCtactacatattattttctgtgaatatttaatttgattaatgtGGTACCCAATGAGGACCTGTGTGACTCAGAATATTGAATTTCGAATCTGAGACGACTGTCATTTGACTTTGAACAGAAAcatcataatttaaaataacgaaCTTTTACCGGCGACTAATTCATAAGAATGTTATGGACTAGCAAAAAAGCCATATTGCAGTGCGTGTCATAGAATTGATTAACATTTTTGATCAATTGCAGGTTCTAACGCGGAGTGCAATGAACCGTTGTGCTGTCGAGCATCAAGTGGACCCGCCGTGAACCCTGGCGGCGGCGCCGGTCGCTGGGGAGACTACCGCAAGTGTGACACTCCGAAACGCACCATCGACCACATGCTGAAGCACATAGCTGACACACATACTGTAAGTAACTCTATTGCAGCTGCAAACTTCATTATGAcgttatgtataaaataacgTCATTGGTTATTGAATATAACCATATTATGAATGTCATTtctttgtaaaacaaaatattttttttaacatatttacatTACAGCAGCAAACTTATTATAGATAACTACAATCATTATGACTTTTACGATTTAACGGCGCAAGTCTAACTGACCAACCAACAACCAGTAGTAGTAGggaggcgcctatttctgccgtaaagcagtaatgtgtaaacatgtgtttcggtctgaagggcgccgtagctagtgaaattactgggcaaatgagacttacaaacgcaaatgtagtgccgctcagaatttttgggtttttcgagtatcctgagcagcactgcattgtaatgggcagggcgtatcaattaccatcagctgaacgtcctgctcgtctcgtcccttattatcattataaaaaaactgtgaCAACCCTGCAATAACTATAAACGGATATCAATTGGAGTAATATTATTGTGTCGCCCGAATCATCAAATTTCTCCATTTGACATGAATAGTATTGTGTATaacctatttattatttactaaggAGGAAAAATCTAAAACATTTCTGATAACACAGAATTtatcaagatgttaatttaaatacaaataaatttcaacATGGATTGTCCGTTTCCATATTTTATTAACCATTATATTAACAGAACCATACCATATTCACTTACATTATTGTTGGTTGGATAGCGGGCACCAAGTAGTTCCCGataaaaaatgcaaaatgtaCTTACTGACATTAATCTACAGGATATAGACTACATTTTGTGGACGGGAGATTTACCTCCTCACGATGTTTGGAACCAAACAAAGGAAGAAAATCTCAAAGTCCTTCAGGAGACCGTAGCTCAAATGTCAGACATGTTTCCGGGAGTTCCAATATTCCCTGCACTGGGCAACCATGAATCGTCTCCAGTTAATAGGTAACAATTTGAAATGTACGATAATATTTCAGTGAGAAGTATCTCTATAATTATAAAGTAACCGACTTATGTCCCATCTCATATTTCAGCTTCCCACCTCCATACATATCTTCGCCTGAATCCAATATTGCTTGGCTCTACAACGAGCTGGATGCCCAGTGGCGTCGCTGGCTCCCTGCTGGTGTCTCGCACACGGTCCGGCGCGGTGCCTTCTACTCCGTTCTCGTGCGACCTGGCTTCCGTATCATATCCCTGAATATGAACTATTGTAACAACAAAAACTGGTACAGTTAAGCTAACCAAGAGATTATTAAGGCCAAGGGAAGGCCAATTACAAACAATGAGTGTTGCGATCATGCAATCTTgttttacttaatattaatcatttttaggTGGCTTCTTCTTAATAGCACTGATCCAGCAACAGAGCTTCAATGGCTAATCTACGAGTTACAGTCTGCCGAATTCAGTGGCGAGAAGGTACATATCATTGGGCATATACCACCTGGACATTCGGACTGCTTAAAAGTATGGAGCAGAAATTATTATGCAATAATCAATCGATACGAAGCAACAATAACAGCGCAGTTCTTTGGACATACCCATTACGATGAGTTCGAAGTATTCTACGATCCGAATGATCTGGGTAAGAGAACAATTCGTCAGGACATAAAATATCGTTACATGCCAGCCCCCACCACTTCTGATAACATGTCTTGGACAATctactgggaggctccttttcacaggatggattattgtgttccggtctgaagggcgccgaacctagtgaaattactgggcaaatgagacttaaaatcatatgcctcaaggtgacgtgcgcaattgtagtgtcgctcagatttttttttgttttttaagaatcctgagcggcactgcattgtaatgggcagggattACTatattagctgaacgtcctgctcgcccttattttcttaaaaaataaaatattatatattatgtatgtcacgtacagtgcggatttcaaggaaCTATCTTCTACGGATAACTAAACTTTCTTCCATGGTGTTCAAGTTAATACGATACCAGCATCGCTCTTGTGACACTTCCTATATTCAAAATTCTAGTTTGTGCACAAAATTAACGAGCGTATCTTAAATTAAAGATCtttaatccagctaagttttgTAAGTAGTGACACCATACGAATCATTTCCATCGTTTTCCATATCAAAGAGacatatttcataatttaaaagttattagatAATTAGCACCAACATCAATAGTTAAAATTCATATTAGAGGAtggtgattcttctggtgttgcaagagagctTGAGCGGTGTTGAccatttaacatcaggtgatcctCATCGTCGCTTGCTCTTATATTTATCGAATTTATCAATGATACTATATTCTAAGGTGCCTTACAGTCCATGGTCGTTATACGATTCAATACTCACAAAACTGCATTTTCCAGGGAGGGCAACAAGCATAGCGTATGTTGGACCTTCTGTGTCTCCATATTACGATTTAAATCTCGGATACCGAATATACTATGTTGACGGAGACCACGATGCCACAACACGGGTGAGTTAAACTTACACACATCATATAGTTCACCAGTGGGGAGCTTCCCTCCACAGAATCCGGCTCGGTGCCTGTAGATGCCAAGCGGTAGTGAGCAAACACTGTTTGTGTTTTGACAACTTCGCCGGATGTACTTAACTAACAAATCTATAGGTAGAACATCTTCACAATTAATAGACGGCAATAGGAGACATAAGTGGAAAGAGGCGGTGTAGTGAGGGTAAAAGAACCTTCAGAATCACTACGTAAATGCCGGAAGAGCAGTCGGGGTTACCACTtcttattaaatcataaaaatttaattattttgaaataagtaattcaaatgttaaattttttaatacatttgttttctGTTGTATAAGTACCCAAGTAGGTGTCATGTTAAAATTTACCAAATGGGGAAGTTTCTGAAGTTCAGCCAATTTGTTTCGGCTTGAAgaccgccgtagctagtaaaattactggggtAATAGTAATCGTATGTCTTAAAGGGACGAACACATTTACGATGCTGTCCAGAATGTTGACTAATCcaagaatcctgcgcggcactgtattgtaactTGCCGTCAGGTGGTGGTCTAACTTGTCTCGTCATTTTTTCTCTAAAAATATTTGCTTATGCTATGGTCTCCTATTTTACGCTGTACGCGACGTCTCGTTACGCCGTACGCTGCGTCACAAtgcttaatatataaatgtactgTTGTGGTCTCTTTCACACGTGTGTTGACGCCGTATGTGGCATCCGAACAGCGTGCGCCGCGTCTATAGTTCGTCATTGACGCTAAGGCCAGACGCCGCATACGGCATAAAGTCGGAGTCCATAGCTTTACTGACGCCATTTTATCGAACACTATCAATAAATGAGattaacaaacaaatttttattcatagcTTGTGGTGGATCACGAGACCTGGATAATGAACTTGAAAGAGGCGAACTTGTTCGGATACCCGATATGGTACAAGCTGTACTCCGCACGGTCAGCTTACCTGATGCCGTCTCTCAGACCGCAGGATTGGGATAAGTTTATTGACGACATGACAACTAAGGAGGATGtctttaatttatattacaagtaattatatttaaacaatttgttatgtttttaaagtgataacccgcacttctgggattaattattataaaattaaaactgaaaataaaattttatgaacgatgcgggacgcgAATCCACGACCCGCATCTCGCGTTTcctgcgagcgctctttccaactgagccaaccgttcgagtgtttCTTCAAAACGGAAGAGCTACTCTTTGTTCATCCGAAAATAACCTTTTACCCCAACAAAATTTCGTTAACTTAATTGAGTATGAACAACAGATGCCAAACTCTTATTAACTTCAGGTGTGTAAACACCAATTATTTAAATCCATGATCGGCCTAAAACTAACATTTCATTATAATCGCAGTTCCAGTGTTTTTGTTACCGCGATCGTTTCACTCAGAGTGATATATACACAAACTGTCgaccggctcgaaggaccatgttTCAATTAGGATGCTTTGCTATTAAAACTACACTATAATTTCTAATAAGTACTGTATTCTAAAGAtacactatataatattaaggttaATTGCTAGCTTAATAGAAAATTAATAACCATATTGAATaatgtaggtacttattttatGTTACATAATAATTTCTGATTACCAATTCTTCcttatttagtttaaatatcACGACAAACGAAATAAGGACAAATCAacactaaatttaattatttcagtcATACAATCGTATTAGACAAACTCGAAttgtttgtattaatttaaataaaactgaatgatttattttatgataaataaaatactagctggTGACCGCTTCACCTTAAcaaatgcatattatatagaaaatttaaaatattttttgttaattatgaaATATGTAAAAGTTCAATCCATATAGCGTCTATATAgctttattaaaagttaaaatgtaAACTTTAAATAGCCACAATCTaatgaagtaatcctcattagtttaggagttcactggaaaccaTCATCAGGACACtagattaatatatattaagattataaatacagtatatatttttaagtaaaacttttaaaggattaaaacgcgtgtaattgtaattgtgtttttacattagatttacGCGTAAAAGTTacctacttttttattttagttaacccgacgtttcaagacctt is a genomic window containing:
- the LOC126966388 gene encoding sphingomyelin phosphodiesterase isoform X2; this encodes MALSTQCLPLLIVGLTATLTSGNPLFVQTGRNIKPVIKWNQPMDTWNWIEEPRNDEALVTPSNFTHKLPPTANETELIAHMAALKRNYSRLLWDSEKSSNLPLFVDKALKLLNLKQVYYEVEHSVMSRVSCTACKAGAGLLQHYMRLGKSKEEINKMIYQFCVSLNIQSARVCEGITRLFGSEVIYVLKRITLGPDEICSFIIGDACGDVYNPYHEWEVAFPPVPKPEVPELEAPIDKAPTFKVLQISDTHFDPYYAEGSNAECNEPLCCRASSGPAVNPGGGAGRWGDYRKCDTPKRTIDHMLKHIADTHTDIDYILWTGDLPPHDVWNQTKEENLKVLQETVAQMSDMFPGVPIFPALGNHESSPVNSFPPPYISSPESNIAWLYNELDAQWRRWLPAGVSHTVRRGAFYSVLVRPGFRIISLNMNYCNNKNWWLLLNSTDPATELQWLIYELQSAEFSGEKVHIIGHIPPGHSDCLKVWSRNYYAIINRYEATITAQFFGHTHYDEFEVFYDPNDLGRATSIAYVGPSVSPYYDLNLGYRIYYVDGDHDATTRLVVDHETWIMNLKEANLFGYPIWYKLYSARSAYLMPSLRPQDWDKFIDDMTTKEDVFNLYYKNYWKNSPRRGMCDGECRKRMICDARSGRSHDRRALCVNIEARIDGATATPQTWRSWLYNGLSVSPSAQQV
- the LOC126966388 gene encoding sphingomyelin phosphodiesterase isoform X1 — its product is MALSTQCLPLLIVGLTATLTSGNPLFVQTGRNIKPVIKWNQPMDTWNWIEEPRNDEALVTPSNFTHKLPPTANETELIAHMAALKRNYSRLLWDSEKSSNLPLFVDKALKLLNLKQVYYEVEHSVMSRVSCTACKAGAGLLQHYMRLGKSKEEINKMIYQFCVSLNIQSARVCEGITRLFGSEVIYVLKRITLGPDEICSFIIGDACGDVYNPYHEWEVAFPPVPKPEVPELEAPIDKAPTFKVLQISDTHFDPYYAEGSNAECNEPLCCRASSGPAVNPGGGAGRWGDYRKCDTPKRTIDHMLKHIADTHTDIDYILWTGDLPPHDVWNQTKEENLKVLQETVAQMSDMFPGVPIFPALGNHESSPVNSFPPPYISSPESNIAWLYNELDAQWRRWLPAGVSHTVRRGAFYSVLVRPGFRIISLNMNYCNNKNWWLLLNSTDPATELQWLIYELQSAEFSGEKVHIIGHIPPGHSDCLKVWSRNYYAIINRYEATITAQFFGHTHYDEFEVFYDPNDLGRATSIAYVGPSVSPYYDLNLGYRIYYVDGDHDATTRLVVDHETWIMNLKEANLFGYPIWYKLYSARSAYLMPSLRPQDWDKFIDDMTTKEDVFNLYYKNYWKNSPRRGMCDGECRKRMICDARSGRSHDRRALCVNIEARIDGATATPQTWRSWLYNGLSVSMSMLMQLPQVAYQIPKFVMGLG
- the LOC126966388 gene encoding sphingomyelin phosphodiesterase isoform X3, whose amino-acid sequence is MALSTQCLPLLIVGLTATLTSGNPLFVQTGRNIKPVIKWNQPMDTWNWIEEPRNDEALVTPSNFTHKLPPTANETELIAHMAALKRNYSRLLWDSEKSSNLPLFVDKALKLLNLKQVYYEVEHSVMSRVSCTACKAGAGLLQHYMRLGKSKEEINKMIYQFCVSLNIQSARVCEGITRLFGSEVIYVLKRITLGPDEICSFIIGDACGDVYNPYHEWEVAFPPVPKPEVPELEAPIDKAPTFKVLQISDTHFDPYYAEGSNAECNEPLCCRASSGPAVNPGGGAGRWGDYRKCDTPKRTIDHMLKHIADTHTDIDYILWTGDLPPHDVWNQTKEENLKVLQETVAQMSDMFPGVPIFPALGNHESSPVNSFPPPYISSPESNIAWLYNELDAQWRRWLPAGVSHTVRRGAFYSVLVRPGFRIISLNMNYCNNKNWWLLLNSTDPATELQWLIYELQSAEFSGEKVHIIGHIPPGHSDCLKVWSRNYYAIINRYEATITAQFFGHTHYDEFEVFYDPNDLGRATSIAYVGPSVSPYYDLNLGYRIYYVDGDHDATTRLVVDHETWIMNLKEANLFGYPIWYKLYSARSAYLMPSLRPQDWDKFIDDMTTKEDVFNLYYKNYWKNSPRRGMCDGECRKRMICDARSGRSHDRRALCVNIEARIDGATATPQTWRSWLYNGLPSAQQV